The genomic window GTCAGTTGCGAGGTCGTTATTATCGTTCCAGCAAGAATCTGCCCGGGTATTGAAACTTTCCGTCATACGCCTGATTTTTTTATAGAATATTCGGGAATTATTCCAGTCAGCCTCGCATAGGGCCCCAAATTAAGATAACGTGAGTTGAGGTTCTATTAGCTCTATATGTATCTAACGTAAGTATTTGAAATAAAGGCGCATAAATACCTACTTCTACTAAACAaagcaattttaatttaataagccTAATGGGATTCATCACAAGCGTTAATAGTTATTCAAAAATTGGGGTAACAAACAAcacaaaaacacttatttttaaatCGAAGCAAATAAATGAAAGTAAATATgtaattgaaataattttatttagtttatcccaaactaagtaattttttttatgtaatttttttttgtatacctaGTTGTATTTGGCAGACGAGAGTTTTCATATGTGGCATTTAATTGccttaagaaaataaaaaaaccaattggGCCACGTACAACGGATCATTCGCGCGATAACTTGCTCTCAAGTTGATAAACTGTTATCAAATTTGATAAACATATTCTTACCAGACAGAAGAAGTAAGAACGTCAAAAAATTCGTCAAAAATTTACATTATTTACAATCTTTCGGAATCGGTTTGTGGTCATTGTGGTCCATAATTTCCAACATCTTTCTACGATAAAATATACGCTATGAAAATAATCGCAATCTAACAAGTTGTGATGAGGGACAAGGAGCTGACATGAAAGTTTCGAGCACTGATGTCTCGAAAAAGTTGAATGAagctaaaaaaatgtttctaatacTTTTTTGTCTTGGTTGATGGAATTCATTGACGAGGTAAAAGTATCCGGTTCTAAAAGGATACCCGCTTCTGAAAAAGTGCACGTACCCGCTAAGATACCCGTTTACTTTTTTAAGTTTAtattaaaaactaattttaaatttttagttctaTGTGATTTAAAAATTCGATGTCATTTCAATGTCTTTAGTATATACCAGCAAATGTACGTTCCAATAAGAGATATTGAGCCTTTGCGATTTAGGTTTGTTGCTAGCAAATTTGAAAGACCCACTAGAAATCATACAAGGATGGTCATAGACTAAAAATACTTTCGATACATAAATGAGACGTGGCACCTGCTATAGAATTTGAATATTTAATAATCATAACTTTGGAAGTAttcatgccagaacattgaaattcagtaaaaaaaattatgaagtcAGTCCCTAACACCACCGAGGAAATGTGGGTTGAGGAAGAAGCTGGCGTCGCGCACCCCATAAAAATGGAATATTTAATACTGCATATCTTGAATGTAGTAATAGTACAAtattgaaaattggtaaggagctatgtgacgctaagtcctaacagcacaatGTATCGTAAAACATTTGTGCTAAATTTAGTATTACTTGATTGAAAAAATCGCTGTCGCAGTTACTTTATCAGGAATCGCCGGTACCCTTTTTTGTGGTGGACGTACAGCTCACACCGCATTTGAATTACTAACGTCTCTACAAACAGCTGGTACACCAATGTGCAATATATGCAAAAGGTCGGGCCAAATTGAGGGTTTAAAGACATGTAAGCTTATCGTGTGGATTGAGTGCACCATggctcataaacagtcgctggaAGCTTTAGACCAGCCCTTAAGGACTTGAGGGATAATGATCATGCCACTTATTCCGAGGGTAACGCCCCAGATGAAATGAATGCGTGCATAAAACTTTCATATCTAGCTTTGATAGTTAATGTATTTCCAAATAGTCAACTTAGCTTTACAAACTGTAAGTGGCTTCGAGAAAGGGACATTTTGGCACCTAAATATAATTATGTTAATATGATTAATGGCAAAATCCAAGAAAAACCttaaaagaagtttaaaatttgtcgtatttattttgcatatttttaaatggGTTAAACCTATGGGCATAAGCTAGTAGTATATATAAGTTTCTATGTCTGCTTTAGATTCAATATATAAGGaatggtcctttccaattctTACCGTGATTGTAACCATATCGGGTATGTGACATGATATCTAGAATCTAGGGTGATGGCTGGAATATCAATGAAAGTAGCTATAAGTTTTTTAAAGGCGAAAGGAAAATTCTACCCAAAAGTTATGCGCAAGTGAGATATTTTTCTCACTTTTCTTATTACTCACTCGTGTTAATTTTAGTAAACGGCACTCTGAATATCTTAAACGAGTGTTTTGAGTGACGCAGGTTAATCGGCCtcaaggccaaattaaacttccttaaccctaacgccatagtcgtaaccatacccatatccatatccatctccaatgtgatctattaatggtgtcttaacctaaaaatagtgaaaatttcataaaaatgaagaaaacgcaaaaatttacaaacatattccacaaaaaataagtcccttagtcaaaacgtatccaaaactataaataaaatatacaaaaagttaatgaattcctcaactcaaatatttttaggttatgtatACGGCGaaattgatttccataagataGGTTCGATCAGCCCTTCAGTCAGGTGTTTACAAAATGCGTAGGTTTCTATTACTCCTAACTCTGACGCTTGTCAGAACGCTGGCAAATTTCATATCTGTGAACGTGTTTGACATCTAACGTCTAGTCTTTTTACACTATgggaaaataaaatttcgaataatATTTTTCGTTCTACCGTTGGTGAATGTACCCTCTTCGCGTTCAAACTTACGTGGTGTCTTCGAAACCAGTGTTGATACAAGGCAGATTATCCACTCTGCTGTAGATATGTGAAATACACTGCATATATGATTTTATGCTATAACGCAACTAGGTATATTATTTCCGATTACGCTTGAACATAGACTTTCTTATTTATTTGACGCTATATGGATATTAATGCTTACCAAAAGAAACTTTTACTTAATATATAGTTGAAATAGCTTTGCTAGCATTATAGTGTCAAGGGTACATCTGTCAAGTTAAAATCTAAAGTACAATGTTGTTCATCATTGGTGCACTGCTTTTGTGCAATTTTCCACTACATGAAACTCGTGCAATATTAGATTTAATCAAAGAGCGTGatagttttaatttaaattttattataaataaaatttatcaagaaaaaaaaatcgaaaaaaccctaattataaataattataaCAGGAGCTTTTATACGGCTGACAATTGCATAAGCAGTAAAGATATCAAAATATTCAGCAACATTAGTAGTGTTATAATAACGAATGAAGAATGTGTAAACCAAATTACTGTAGGAGATTTATTTATGATTGTTTGTCTACCAAGAATACTTGAAACTGAACACTTGGATAAGATGGTGTTTTGTTTGGGACGTAAACGTGATTCGCGCATACTCTTCATTTGGAACCACGCATACACAAAACATAATAAAACAATCGAAGCACAAGAAAAGCTTGATCAACAACAGCTTGAACTTTTCGAATATTGTGAACGTAAACGTTTAATCAATGTTATCAGCATATATAGAGATTATGAAATTGATGGTCATTTCTACACATTTAGCTATTTTCCTGAAATTCATTTGCAAAGAAAGACACTAGGCGGCGAGTATTGCTTTCCCGATCGTGTTAAGGATATAAAAGGCGCCAGCATACGTGTGATACCCGATCAATTAGAACCATGGTCAATGGCTTGGTACGATCAAAATGGACGTTTACGTGTCGGTGGttatataacaaaaattttagaagcaTTCGTACGTCGCGTCAATGGTACAATCACCTATCCTATACCAATTAAACCGAATGATTCACTCTCTGTATTGGTGTGGTTACCTTATTTGCGTAATGATTCAGTTGATATTGTTGCTGGAATAGCTCCACCAAGTCTATACTCACTTGGACATGATGTAACATCCGTTTTACAACCTGTCGATTGGAATATTATGCTACCATTTCAAACGATGCCGGATAGTGAACTTATTTTATATCTTATTAATTCGATAGTGGGTGCAAGTGTGTTAATATTACTTATTGTGTTCTCAGTAGTATTTGCTTTAGAGGGTTTGATTTGGCGTCGTCGTTTTCAACGCGACCCAAATTGTCCTGCGCACAGTTTTCAGCTTTTCATTTGGATTTTTATAAATGTGGTATTACGAAATGTAATTGGTTTGCCAACAAGTTTACAAATACGGGCAACAGCACATTTCATAACACGTTTCTTGTATGTTTTACTATTTTTGTGTGGCATTTTTATGAGCACTCTAATATCGGCTACATTAAACTCATATTTAACCAGTCCTCTAGTAAATCCacgtaaaataaattttcaagaaTTAATACGTTCTGGTATATATGTGAAGACTAGCCAATTCGAATATGATATACTTTATAATTATGTAAGCGCTGAAGActtgccaaaaataaaaaaaatcttaataccAATAGAATCGTTTGCTGAGCTACGCGATCAACATACAAATTCAGATTCACGTTATGGTTTTACTATATTAAGCACTAGTTGGGATGTAATCGATAGATATCAATCATATTTACCAAAACCTTTATATTATGTAACCGAAGACTTGTCCTTTGCCAAATCATTGCCTATGTCAATACCTATACAAGAATATTCAATATATAAAGAAGCTTTAAGCAATATGATCGACAGTGTACATAGTTCTGGTCTAACTCAATTGTGGACCAGTCAGGCGTATGATGATATGATGGCTGCAAAACTTTTAGACACCACAACACATATAAAGGAGTCTAGACAAAATGTTATAGATTTAAAGTATTTATATTGGTTGTGGTGGCTATATGGCATTGGTGTTTGTTCATCAATTTTAGTATTTTTCGTGGAAATTTGGTGTTATAAACGAAATGTGCGAACGAAACGAAATTTTAGAATGCAACGCAAGCGTTCCGATGAGCATATAAATTGGTGTGAAGAAGAGTCATCATCTCTATAAATATCAAGCAACTTCACGGAAAGGCCTTTTGTAATttgtacaaaaataataaatttggtCTCACCTTGGTCCAATATTCACTAAGAAGCTTATAAATGGTTCACGTACACACAAGGAAGGAAAAATGTATTGGCACAGTATATTTGCAAAATGTATAAACGAAATATAATACAGTAATTTActacaaacaaattttgtttatgtgtaaacatctttgctcacggtatgaggGAATCCAGAATGTTATCAATAGGTAAGTGGTAGGTAAGGGTATGGTATATGGCGGAACATATAATGTAAGCGTAAGTATAGTCTAGTGACTGTAGCGTATTGTGGGGAAAATTTGGGCAGTAGAGATGATATGAATGAAAACTGACAGCAAATTAAGATAAGGCAAgtcaaggaaaggaaagaaagaaagaaaaggaatggaatggaaaggtgaggaaaggaaagcaaaggaaaaaaaaacagaaaaaaaaattaaataaaaaggaaaataaaaaaatagaagaaatggaaaggaaaggcaaagcaagaaaagaaaagaaaagaaaagaaaagaaaagaaaagaaaaaaaaaagaaaagaaacgaaaagaaaagaaaataaaaggaaaaggAATCTGTTTGTTACGAGGAAGTTATCTGTTTGTTATCGaagtttcttaatttttttgtcgATAGCAAAAGGTTATAAATGAGTTACCCATTCTTCATTCAAAAGTTATAGTTTTGTTATCTAAATTTGTGGATCATTTTTCGGAAGGTTCTCATTAAttaacaaaaagttatcgatttgttatgggaGTGCTGCTAATTTATTATCGAACTGTTTTCGTTTTTTAATCTGCGAGTTACCATATCTGTAATGccgataactcagcaattgttagcgaCTTGAAAAATTGGAAAACAAATGTTATAACATCTCATTTGTTTCATGCGTATCTTAGAAATCCATTAAGGGGACTCTCAAATCTGTAAAGAAAGTTTTTGAAATAAAGGGGATGAAATATATAAGGTAATGTGTCGGTGGAAAATAGTGTTTTCAAAGGcatatgttttatttataatttatcgTTAAAtgcgaaaaaatatgtatattaataatAGTGTGTTTACCAGCCTGGAAAATAGACATTTCGGATGATACTTGATTAAGGGGTTGTACCCGCATAAATCTTGTTCTATGTCACCTTAAGTAGCCTTAGCattaaaatatgtatacaaaaataaagtaaatatttaggaaaaaaaagatatgtatatgtaaacaTTACAGACATGTTTTATAAAAGAaggaaaattttattcaaaaattagtGAGAGTTGACGCGCAATTGTATTACATCTAAAACCTACATCTAAAGCCTAAAACTTTGGTGATCAAGAAATTTTGCATTTCCCTATCTCTCTGTTCTCTAGAAGGCGGCGTCACTTCCATGTAAGCCGCAATTATCAGACACAGAAGAATTCTTATCAAATTTAACATATGCGAAACATTTGTGCTCATACAGATTTGCAAAGTAtatctaaaacaagtaaggagggttaagttcgggtgtaaccgaacattacatactcagttgagagctatggtgacaacataagggaaaataaccatgtagcaaaatgaaccgagggaaaacttggaatgtgtttgtatgacatgtgtatcaaatgaaaggcattaaagagtattttatgagggagtgggccatagttctataggtagacgccatttagggatatagccataaaggtggatcagggttgactctagaatgcgtttgtacgatatgggcatcaaatgaaaggtattaatgagtattttgaaagggcgtggacctaagttctatagatggacgccttttcgagatatcgccgtaaagatggacaaggggtgactctagagtgcgtttgtacgatatgggtatcaaatgaaaggtgttaatgagcattttaaaagggagtaatccttagttccataggtggacgccgtttcgagatattgccataaatgtggaccaggggtgaccctagaatttgtttgcacaatatgggcatcaaacgaaaggtgttaatgagtattttaaaagggagtgagccttagttctataggtggacgccgtttcgagatatcgccataaaggtgggccaggggtgactctagaattcgtttgtgcaatatgagtatcaaacgaaaggagttaatgagtattttaagagggagtgggccttagttctataggtggacgcattttcgaggtatcgcaataaaggtggaccaggggtgactctagactttgtttgtgcaatatgggtatcaaatgaaaggtgttaatgattattttaaaagggcgtggggcttagttctataggtggaccccttttcgagatattgccataaaggtgaaccaggggtgactctagaattcgtttgtacgatatgggtatcaaatgaaaggtgttaatgagtatttttaaaagggagtgggtcttcgttctataggtgttcgccttttcgaaatatcgccataaaggtggaccaggggtgactctagaatgagtttgtacgatatgggtatcaaattaaaggtattaatgagagttttaaaagggagtggtggtagttgtatatgttaaggcgttttccatatatcgaccaaaatgtggaccagggtgacccagaacatcatctgttggatacctctaatttatttatatatgtaatacctgccaagattttaagggttttttatttcgccctgcagaactttttcattttcttctacttaatatggtaggtgtcacaaccattttataaagttttatctaaagttatatttcgcgtcaataaaacaatccaattaccttaacatatttcagcccttttttcgtatttggtatagaattatggcatttttttcatttttcgtaattttcgatatcgaaaaagtgggcgtggtcatagtcggatttcgtttatttttcataccaaggtaaagtgagttcagataagtaagtgaactatgtttagtaaagatatatcgatttctgctcaagttatagtgttaacggccatgcggaaggacagacggacgactgtgtataaaaactgggagtgacatcaaccgatttcgcccattttcacagaaaacagttaacgccataaaatctctgcccctaccaaatttcaaaaggattggttaattttcgttagacttatggcgttaaaagtatcctagacaaattaaatgaaaaagggcggagccacgcccatttttaaattttcttttatttttgtattttgttgcaccatatcattactgtagttgaatcttgacataatttacttatatactgtaaagatattaaattttttgttaaaattttactttaaaaatttttttttttaaagtgggcgtggtccttctccgattttgctaatttttattaaacgtacatatagtaataagagtaacgttcctgccaaatttcatcatgatatcttcaacgactgccaaattacagcttgcaaaacttttaaattaccttcttttaaaagtgggcggtgccacgcccattgtccaaaattttactaattttctattttgcgtcataagttcaactcatctaccaagtttcgtcgctttatcggtcttttgtaatgaattatcgcactttttctgtttttagaaattttcgatatcgaaaaagtgggcgtggttatagtccgatatcgttcattttaaatagcgatctgagatgagtgctcaggaacctacgtaccaaatttcatcaaggtacctcaaaatttactcaagttatcgtgttaacgagcggacggacggacatggctcaatcaaattttttttcgatcctgattattttgatatatggaagtctatatctatctcgattcctttatatatgtacaaccaaccgttatccaatcaaacttaatatactctgtgagctctgctcaactgagtataacaaataaggacgggactgtcatcGGCTGTGCCTTCATACCTTTAATTaatggggctgaataataatcttatcaCATTCGTAATATCTAAATAATTGGCTGTATAATATACGAAATATAAAGTgaagagatgtacatacctaagagTTTTTTAGGAtaagtatttcaacaatatatgacgtaaacgtaagtatttgatgaaatttgaagcttctagccgtaaaaatggggaaaaaattacagtttatattggttatataatatatataccaccgatctctataattttttcagccaacaatatatgctatataggtatGTATTTGCTGAaattttctagctgttaaaatgggacaaaaattgtgaaaagtttcttatctgaacaatcggttgtatgagatgggagtgccacgaaatccccaaaaaaaactacccaaacacaaaatccccaaagcaaaaacaaatacccaaacacataatccccaaattcatagtccccaaaatcaaaatccccaaaatgaaaatccccaaaatcaaaatccccaaacacaaaatcccagtgctatgataaacatcatgaccgtgtaaaaactGGGAGAggctcaaaatccccaaacacaaaatccccaaattcaaaatccccaagtGCAAAATCCCCAAATACCGAATCCTTCAAGTGTAGGATCGGCCGTGGGTTATTTTTTGTAAGCGCGGTCATGGGCCGCCTACGTAGAATAGAAATGCTTGGGATCGCGTAGCCAGTGTCGGATCGGCTAAGAGTTATTTTTATGAAGCCCGTCCGAaggcctacgcagaagggtgtactacgcagaaggacgtcaccgtggcggtagccgcgGTTAGTGTACACGTCCGgaattggcatggcgtagcccaggattattttttataagcgtggccgtaGGCCACCTACGCAGAAAGGTTTTTTAATACGGAAATACTGGGTATCGCGTAGCCGgagttggatcggctaagggttatttttatgAAGCATGGCCGTGGGTCACCTCCTCAAAAGGGGGCTCTGCACAGAAATACTGGGGATTGCGAAGCCGGTGTTACAAAATTTCTTTCTGAACTTGCTGTTTAGGAAATAGAAAGATCATAGTCAACTTTGAACATATGCATGAATGTGTgcatacatattaaaaaaaaaaaaatagttacatTTGAAGTATTATACGAGTATCGTTCGCTTGTGCTTGTGTTAGCAATTAGTGCTTGAAAGAATTGATATTTGTTGATGGATATACTTTCCATCTGCATTCCAGAAATAAAGAGCAATATCTTTGATCGTGTGCGGAAAGAAAGTCTCTATTGTGTAAAAGTGTGGTAGTGACAACATCATCGAATAATCAAGAGCATGCAATTAAAAAAAGTCCCACCGAACACTCTCACGATCCCCGAAGCTTTCATTTGGCCACGACAAATGCCAGCGCTAAATTAAAAGAATTGGCCAATTCGTCAGGACTTCAACCTTCCCAAATCATTAGGGAAACTGTAGTAAATTGTGAGCCAGAGTGTAGGGTGTACCTTCCTTCAAAACGAGCACAAAAGCTTAAAGTACGACGTATTCGAAAATTGCATGACGTATGTAGCGAGCCAATTAGTTTGCAAGACATAAACATACCCGAAGAATTAAGAAGTTAAAAGATGGTgaaccattttttttaagtgaatgcTGTTTCGGTGATGAGAAAAACATAATATTGGGTACAACGTACTCATTAAAAGCCTTGGGTAGTTCGCAGTGCTGGGTAATTGATGGTACATTTTATGTGGTGCCAACTATATTCCGACAGCTTTTCACAATTCAAGGCCTAATCGATTGTCAGTTTGTGCCCCTAATTTTTTGCTTAATGAGCAAAAAATCAAAGCAAGCATACGAAGTGTTTTTTCATCGGTTATGTTTCTTGGCTTCTTCAAAAAATATATGCTTAAATCCCACTAGAATTATTTCCGATTTTGAAAAAACTATAGCATCTGCTGCAAAGGAATATTTTCCTGATGCGAAGTACAAAGGCTATTTATTTCACTTTGGCCAGATAATGTGGAGACGCATACAAAAAGAGAGACTAACTCGAAAATATGGGAATTATTGCAATTTcagtatgcacatatgtacgtatgctaAAAAGCCTGGAATTTGTACCTACAGAGGAGGTGTTGGTGTATTTTAAAGAGCTGGTTGCTAATACTGAGGAttatgactttaaaaaaattggtgCTTTGTTTAGGGTTAACTATTTAACCGGAAAACCCGGATCTAGCAATCCGAAATATGATCCTGAGTTTTGGAGTGTAGCAGATACCTTCCGAAGACTTAAAGTTATTGTTGGCAGAAAGAACTGTGGTCTGTACGCAATAATACGAGAGCTGAGAAAAGAAATGATTTTAATAAAGACAAATTTGGAAAAGCTCCAGTCAGGAATAGAAATACCTGTAAAAAAA from Eurosta solidaginis isolate ZX-2024a chromosome 3, ASM4086904v1, whole genome shotgun sequence includes these protein-coding regions:
- the LOC137246106 gene encoding uncharacterized protein codes for the protein MLFIIGALLLCNFPLHETRAILDLIKERDSFNLNFIINKIYQEKKIEKTLIINNYNRSFYTADNCISSKDIKIFSNISSVIITNEECVNQITVGDLFMIVCLPRILETEHLDKMVFCLGRKRDSRILFIWNHAYTKHNKTIEAQEKLDQQQLELFEYCERKRLINVISIYRDYEIDGHFYTFSYFPEIHLQRKTLGGEYCFPDRVKDIKGASIRVIPDQLEPWSMAWYDQNGRLRVGGYITKILEAFVRRVNGTITYPIPIKPNDSLSVLVWLPYLRNDSVDIVAGIAPPSLYSLGHDVTSVLQPVDWNIMLPFQTMPDSELILYLINSIVGASVLILLIVFSVVFALEGLIWRRRFQRDPNCPAHSFQLFIWIFINVVLRNVIGLPTSLQIRATAHFITRFLYVLLFLCGIFMSTLISATLNSYLTSPLVNPRKINFQELIRSGIYVKTSQFEYDILYNYVSAEDLPKIKKILIPIESFAELRDQHTNSDSRYGFTILSTSWDVIDRYQSYLPKPLYYVTEDLSFAKSLPMSIPIQEYSIYKEALSNMIDSVHSSGLTQLWTSQAYDDMMAAKLLDTTTHIKESRQNVIDLKYLYWLWWLYGIGVCSSILVFFVEIWCYKRNVRTKRNFRMQRKRSDEHINWCEEESSSL